The window GTTGGCGTTGTGGCCGGCGCTCGACGCGCTGGCGCCGGGCCTCATCGTCTTTCTCATGGCCGTCAGTCTGGCCGACTTTCTGGGCGGCGCGGGCTACGGCTCGTTGACTGCCATGCCGTGGGGCATCAACCAGTTCGGCGTGCGGCGGCACGCGGTGCAGTTGTATGAAGTGGCCGCCGGGTTGGCGGCGTTGGGCGTGTGGTGGGCGGCCACGTCACCGCGGCTGGCCGGCCGGCCGGGGCGGCCGGCCCTGCTGGCCGTGGCCGTCTATGCCGCCGGGCGGTTGTTTGTGGATGCGTTCAAGGAGACCACGCCGCTGACGAGTGGAGGGTTCCATGTCGTGCAGATTGTGGCGTTAGCGCTCGTTTTATTGATGTTCCTCATGTTGGCGCGACCATCTTTAAGATAGTCCAATTTATTCATCTCCCAACACACACAACATCTGCCGAATCTCCCCCAAATGGTGTGCCGTATGGACGACGATGGCTACCGCGCCGCCGACGCGGTGGTCGCTGTCCCACGAGTCAAAGCCTTCCATCGTCCGGCGCACACGGGCGTAGCTCTCGCGCAGGCTCATCTTGAGCGATTCCCACTCCTCAGCCGACACCGCGCCGACCTGCCAACTCGATTGCCAATCCACATCCTTCTGTGGTGCTTCCAGCATGTAGCCTTCCAATATATCCAGATAGAAGCGCACGTGGTTGACCTGCGCCGCCAGCGTGGCGCAACGGCCGCTGCTGGCCCGCGATGCCTGCCCGGCGCTGATGCCGTCCAGCGTCTCGAAGAGCGACGTCCCGCGATCCAGATAGATGCCATGGACGCTCTCGAACGTCTCGGACAGCAGGCCGAAGAGGGTATAGGTGAAGCGTTCCTGGGGGATGGTTACGGTCATAAAGAACTCCTTGGAATTGGTTGTTGGTCGTTTAGCGCCGGCCGCTAGTTGTTAGGTGGCGGCTGGGACGCCAGCAGGGCCGCAAATTGAATCGACGTGATGATGGCGACGTCGGCGATTCTTTTCAGGACAAGCAAGTCCTTGTCTCCCGTCACCAAATAGTCGGCATCGCCAATGACGGCATAAGCGAGCAGGTAATCGTCTTTGGCATCACGGCCGATGGCCGGAATGGTCTGCTCAATTACCGGCACTATCTCAGCCGAGGATTGGAGTAATTTTCTGAAGAGATTCCACTGTTCCGGTTTGATTCTACCCGCCAGATGCGGCCGGTTGGATATGACTTCAGTGAGTTCATCCATTACGGCCTCGGGCAAAAGCAATGTGAACTTCCCTTGCTGAAATGCCTCAAAGATCGCGTGAATTGATCC is drawn from Candidatus Promineifilum breve and contains these coding sequences:
- a CDS encoding prolipoprotein diacylglyceryl transferase; amino-acid sequence: MLPYLNLGPIGLPTAPLIYLLGVWLALFAVDRAARRLGQAPEPIYGVAAAMLLGGFVGARLVFVALYWSSFDDNLLGIVWPLTSGYHAAGGVVIGLAAGFFYGRWRRLALWPALDALAPGLIVFLMAVSLADFLGGAGYGSLTAMPWGINQFGVRRHAVQLYEVAAGLAALGVWWAATSPRLAGRPGRPALLAVAVYAAGRLFVDAFKETTPLTSGGFHVVQIVALALVLLMFLMLARPSLR
- a CDS encoding putative toxin-antitoxin system toxin component, PIN family → MRALLDNNIYVSYLLTPHQPGSIHAIFEAFQQGKFTLLLPEAVMDELTEVISNRPHLAGRIKPEQWNLFRKLLQSSAEIVPVIEQTIPAIGRDAKDDYLLAYAVIGDADYLVTGDKDLLVLKRIADVAIITSIQFAALLASQPPPNN